One genomic region from Halococcus qingdaonensis encodes:
- a CDS encoding alpha-ketoacid dehydrogenase subunit beta gives MVEADEPETAETTGERETTMSRAMVSAIASEMRDSDDVFVMGEDVADYGGIFDSTDGLLEEFGREKIMDVPISETGFIGAAVGAAQAGMRPIAELMFADFFGVGMDQIYNQMAKNTYMSGSTVNVPMVLMTAVGGTYNDAAQHSQTLYGTFAHLPGMKVVVPSTAADAKGLMHTAIRDDDPVVYMFHKRLMGIGWMPAPDGPKTSVPEDDYTIDFGEADVKREGDDVTVVTLGLHVHRALEAADDLAEEVDVEVIDLRTLVPLDTETVLESVRKTGRLVVVDEDYHSFGLSGEIVARATEGALADLSAVRRVTMPDVPIPYARPLEQEVNPGREDIIEAVQSTTE, from the coding sequence ATGGTAGAAGCAGACGAACCTGAAACGGCCGAAACGACCGGCGAGCGTGAGACGACGATGAGCCGAGCGATGGTGAGCGCCATCGCGTCGGAAATGCGTGACAGCGACGATGTGTTCGTGATGGGCGAGGACGTTGCTGACTACGGTGGGATCTTCGACAGCACTGACGGCCTGCTTGAAGAGTTCGGACGCGAGAAGATCATGGACGTCCCGATCAGCGAGACGGGGTTCATTGGTGCCGCCGTCGGGGCCGCACAGGCCGGAATGCGTCCCATTGCGGAGCTGATGTTCGCCGATTTCTTCGGCGTAGGAATGGATCAGATCTACAACCAGATGGCGAAAAACACCTACATGAGCGGCAGCACGGTGAACGTCCCGATGGTGCTCATGACCGCTGTCGGTGGCACGTACAACGATGCCGCCCAACACTCACAGACACTCTACGGAACGTTCGCTCATCTGCCAGGGATGAAAGTGGTGGTTCCAAGCACCGCTGCCGACGCCAAGGGGCTGATGCACACGGCGATTCGTGATGACGATCCCGTGGTGTACATGTTTCACAAACGCCTGATGGGAATCGGCTGGATGCCCGCGCCGGACGGGCCAAAGACTTCGGTACCTGAAGACGACTACACCATCGACTTCGGCGAGGCGGACGTGAAACGTGAAGGCGATGACGTGACCGTGGTGACGCTTGGTCTCCACGTCCACCGGGCGCTCGAAGCCGCTGACGATCTCGCAGAGGAGGTCGATGTCGAGGTAATCGATCTCAGGACGTTGGTTCCACTCGATACCGAGACGGTGCTCGAATCGGTCCGGAAAACCGGCCGACTCGTCGTTGTCGACGAGGACTACCACTCGTTCGGACTCTCTGGCGAAATCGTTGCCCGGGCAACGGAAGGGGCGCTCGCCGACCTCTCGGCCGTGCGCCGCGTGACGATGCCGGACGTACCCATTCCGTACGCTCGACCGCTTGAGCAAGAAGTCAATCCGGGACGCGAGGATATCATCGAGGCCGTTCAGTCAACCACGGAATAA
- a CDS encoding lipoyl domain-containing protein, with the protein MSDETVAVESETIWPADSDDVEEAIVSNWFVREGTTVTEGDPIAEIQIEKVSLDVPAPATGEICELLVDEQSEFERGDTLARISTD; encoded by the coding sequence ATGAGTGATGAGACAGTTGCAGTGGAATCCGAAACGATCTGGCCTGCGGATTCCGACGACGTCGAGGAAGCGATCGTCTCGAACTGGTTCGTCCGTGAAGGGACGACGGTAACCGAGGGCGACCCCATCGCCGAGATCCAGATCGAAAAGGTGAGTCTCGATGTCCCGGCACCAGCAACCGGTGAAATATGTGAGCTATTGGTCGATGAACAGAGCGAATTCGAACGAGGGGACACACTGGCTCGAATCTCTACGGACTAA
- a CDS encoding RNA-guided endonuclease InsQ/TnpB family protein, translating to MDVRRTVPVKLDVSDADAELLHNTFAEFRDAANYVVSHARDDSGNIETSKQRLHERTYTEVRDRTSIQANLVQAARSRAADALKGVLARWSNGDYASLPTFTADFAEYDKRSATFHEDYASLSTVDGRVEAEYVLPPETDGTPFGEYVASGDYSVKGATLHHRDGAFYLHLRTTAEVDDTEPVEHPTVLGVDLGIENVAVTSTGTFWSGGLLNHRREQYEQVRGGLQQIGTESAHNTIESIGDRESRWAEDFLHNLSKELVAEAVEHGCSTIAFERLNGIRERMPRAKKFHTWAFNQLYGYVEYKAEAVGIDVTKVPPQYTSQRCSRCGHTARDNRPTQADFSCQKCGYEVHADYNAAKNVGFKHVRSGQKSPSGRANRQLALKQGALSANGEFSPATGESRDGQSGSSPASSAL from the coding sequence ATGGACGTTCGGCGCACCGTTCCGGTGAAACTCGACGTGAGCGACGCCGACGCCGAACTCCTCCATAATACATTCGCCGAGTTTCGAGACGCCGCCAACTACGTCGTCTCTCACGCGAGAGACGACAGCGGCAATATCGAAACCAGCAAGCAACGCCTTCACGAACGCACCTACACCGAAGTCCGCGACCGAACGTCGATACAGGCGAACCTCGTCCAAGCCGCCCGCTCGCGGGCGGCGGACGCCCTCAAAGGCGTTCTCGCGCGGTGGTCGAACGGCGACTACGCGAGTCTGCCGACGTTCACTGCCGACTTCGCCGAGTACGACAAGCGAAGCGCCACGTTCCACGAGGACTACGCCTCGCTTTCGACGGTGGACGGCAGAGTCGAAGCGGAGTACGTTCTACCACCCGAGACGGATGGGACGCCGTTCGGCGAGTACGTCGCCTCCGGCGACTACTCGGTCAAGGGCGCGACCCTTCACCACCGCGACGGTGCGTTCTACCTTCACCTCCGTACAACAGCGGAGGTGGACGACACCGAACCCGTCGAGCACCCTACGGTCCTCGGCGTGGACCTCGGAATCGAGAACGTGGCGGTCACGTCGACCGGCACGTTCTGGTCGGGTGGATTGCTGAATCACCGACGCGAACAGTACGAACAGGTGCGTGGCGGTCTACAACAAATCGGGACCGAATCGGCTCACAATACCATCGAGTCCATCGGCGACCGCGAGAGCCGATGGGCGGAGGACTTCTTGCACAACCTCTCGAAAGAGTTAGTCGCCGAAGCCGTTGAGCACGGCTGTTCGACCATCGCTTTCGAGCGGTTGAACGGCATCCGCGAACGGATGCCGAGAGCCAAGAAATTCCACACGTGGGCGTTCAACCAGTTGTACGGATACGTCGAGTACAAGGCCGAAGCGGTCGGTATCGACGTGACGAAAGTGCCACCACAGTACACCAGCCAACGATGCTCTCGATGCGGCCACACGGCACGGGACAACCGACCCACCCAAGCCGACTTTTCCTGCCAGAAGTGTGGGTACGAGGTTCACGCCGACTACAACGCCGCGAAGAACGTTGGCTTCAAACACGTCCGGTCGGGGCAAAAGTCTCCGTCCGGACGGGCAAATCGTCAGCTTGCCCTCAAGCAGGGAGCACTGAGCGCGAATGGTGAGTTTTCACCTGCCACCGGCGAGAGTCGTGACGGCCAGAGCGGGAGTTCACCTGCAAGCTCCGCCCTTTAG
- a CDS encoding DUF402 domain-containing protein, which translates to MRVRIRGIYATALTRLFDDADHAVVQASQPIRERFEGEFAVKESEIAIETTDDRQGIGIHGESGAVDTAVSQLADLETDTFSWTGALPREAVFAGEVTETLGSGAVVDCGTGSGFLPFSNTEQRVDDGDRLRIQVRDPVPPWSDDRPVLDANFEVGGGLVRLVRDGSVETSTGPGMATDVTDLLPNDPPDGWRARWTDASEQAEFATLSDALAAASDRATGIDAALSAAPETEAESGVLWDDPATKWLWFGRASRFDLDEMRRTVCPTMAGHHRIKAGSTDASAAVDFVEAVCDSDGALQSDFPFATVVRQFGPAENDGVRIVHGKPDGSRITLGEGIVTDRDESSITVRREMTAGGTYDALDIERHAGDTAITKLTEGKWWYPTVYRDADGKRRGTYVNICTPVEIFPDAARYIDLHVDVVKHADGRIERVDDAELDAAVAEGHVSETLAEKAREVADMLESAL; encoded by the coding sequence ATGAGAGTCCGGATTCGTGGCATCTACGCGACTGCGCTGACGCGACTCTTCGATGACGCCGACCATGCAGTAGTGCAGGCATCGCAACCCATCCGCGAGCGCTTCGAGGGAGAGTTCGCCGTCAAGGAGTCCGAGATCGCGATCGAGACGACCGACGATCGGCAGGGCATCGGCATCCACGGCGAGTCAGGAGCTGTCGACACTGCCGTTAGCCAGCTCGCCGATCTCGAAACGGATACGTTCAGTTGGACTGGGGCGCTGCCGCGTGAAGCGGTGTTTGCCGGGGAGGTCACGGAAACGCTTGGAAGCGGTGCTGTCGTCGACTGTGGCACTGGCTCGGGTTTTCTTCCCTTCTCGAACACGGAGCAGCGAGTCGACGACGGCGATCGGCTCAGGATACAGGTTCGCGATCCGGTCCCACCGTGGAGCGACGATCGCCCGGTGCTCGATGCGAATTTCGAAGTGGGCGGTGGCCTGGTTCGGCTCGTACGCGATGGCTCCGTGGAGACGTCGACGGGGCCGGGCATGGCGACCGACGTGACCGACCTGCTCCCGAACGACCCGCCCGATGGGTGGCGGGCACGCTGGACGGACGCGAGCGAGCAGGCGGAGTTCGCCACGCTGTCGGACGCGCTCGCAGCCGCGAGCGACCGAGCCACGGGGATCGATGCGGCGCTCTCCGCTGCACCCGAAACGGAGGCCGAATCCGGCGTCCTCTGGGACGACCCCGCGACGAAATGGCTCTGGTTCGGCCGCGCGTCACGATTCGACCTCGACGAGATGCGCCGTACCGTCTGTCCGACGATGGCAGGCCACCATCGCATCAAGGCCGGCAGTACGGACGCGAGTGCTGCCGTCGACTTCGTGGAGGCCGTCTGTGATTCGGACGGAGCGCTGCAGTCCGACTTCCCGTTCGCAACCGTCGTCCGACAGTTCGGGCCGGCCGAGAACGATGGCGTGAGGATCGTCCACGGCAAGCCTGACGGCAGCCGAATCACGCTGGGCGAAGGCATCGTGACCGATCGCGACGAGTCGAGTATCACGGTTCGACGGGAGATGACGGCCGGCGGAACCTACGATGCGTTGGACATCGAACGCCACGCCGGCGACACCGCCATCACGAAGCTGACCGAGGGCAAGTGGTGGTACCCGACGGTCTATCGGGATGCGGACGGGAAGCGCCGGGGCACGTACGTGAACATCTGTACGCCGGTCGAGATCTTTCCCGACGCTGCCCGGTATATCGATCTCCACGTCGACGTCGTGAAACACGCCGACGGGCGAATCGAACGGGTGGACGATGCCGAGCTCGATGCTGCCGTCGCGGAGGGGCACGTGTCCGAGACGCTCGCCGAGAAAGCACGCGAGGTCGCGGATATGCTCGAAAGCGCGCTCTAA